Below is a genomic region from Variovorax sp. J2L1-78.
GTCGCGCTTCTTGCTGCCCGGCGACACTCGAGCAACGGCCATCAACGGCACGGGTGGATGGATTCCAATTCCACTCTTCTCGGCGCCCGCCCATGACATCTGCTTTGTGGATTTCTTGTCTTCCACCGTACCGGTGATCGAGTCCTATCGGGGCGCGTCCGTGAAGTCCCTGCTTCTGTGCGCCGTCGAGTTGGCGACCGGCGAAAGAGCAATCCCATCGGCCGCAGGGACGTTGGCCTTCATGGGCAACACTTTGCCGACCGACGAACTCTTCAGGCTTTCGGTTCCCATCGTGGACCACCGCCCCCTGGAGACCCTGACGCTGCACGATCTGCTCGACGGATCGATCGCCGCGTCGTCGCTCAAGGGGAAAGTGGTGATCCTTGCCTACGATGGGCCGAACATCGACCGGCTTGACAGCGACTATGGCGCCGTCGGCGCGCATCGGCTGTTCGTGCTGCTTCTACGCGACTTTTATCAGAGTCTTCCCTGATGGGCTCAGAGCCGCCTACGGGCGTTGAGCCTTCGCCTGCAGCACGTTGTCGGTGATGGCGCGGCCGACGCGCTCGAACACCTTGCCGGCCTCCTTCTGTTCGTCGAGATCGGCCGCGCAGGCCACGACCACGATCGCGTCGCGGCCGCCGTTCTCGGGGTTCATCACGCCGGAGTGGCAGGCGGTGCGGTACTGCGTGCCGGTCTTGTGGATGAAGCGCACGCTGCGCGGCAGGCCGGCCTGCAAGCGGTAGTTGGTGAAGATGTCGATCTTCATGTCCTTGAAGATGCGCTGCGTGCTCTGCGGCGACAGCAGATCGCCGCGCACCAGTTTCTCGAGCATGCCGCCGTAGGCCACCAGCGTGGCCGAGTTCGCGCCCTGCTTGTAGTAGCGCGCGTAGGCCTCGTCGATCGTCCGGGCCTGGAGCGCCGACGCCGGCACGCCGAGCGCACGCCGCACCGCCTCCACCCGCTGCGGGCCGAGCGGCGCCGAGGCCACGCGCACCAGCTGGTCGTTCGTCAGCTTGCGTGCGTCGGGATGGATCTCGGCGTACACGTCGTAGCGCACCTGCGCAAGTGACGTGAGGCGCTTGACGCGATCGGCGCCCATGGCGGCGCGCGCGCTCTCGTTCACCCGATCCTCGCCGACGATGCGCACCAGCATCGTGGCCGCCGTGTTGTCGCTGTCGACGAGCATGCGGTTGAGCAGGAAGTCGATCGTCATCGGCGTGCCGACCGGCCGCCACACCAGTTGCCCGGCCTCGATGCGGTCGGTGGGCTCCAGCTTGCGCGTGTCCGACAGCTTCAGCCGGCCGGCATCGACCGCCTGCAGCGTGGCGATGGCGATCGGCACCTTCGCCGTCGAGCCGAGGTACCAGAAGCGGTCCGCACCATAGGAGAAGGCCTCACCGCCGTTCAGCCGCTTGATGTACAGGCCGAGCCGGCCCGGCGACTCGCGGTCGATGCCTTCGACCGCCCGCTGCAGCGCGTCGGACCAGTCGGCGGCACGCGCCGCGTCAACGCTCAGCAGGAACGGCAGGCAGGCGATCAACGCCCGGAAGCACAGGGCAGGACGACGCATGGGTGACCCCTTCATGGAGCAGGCCGGACCTGCAGATGGCGGCCCCGACCTGCGCCAGGGCCATTTCGGAACGTTCGAGCGAGGGTTCGTCGCGCGTACAGGCGACGACCAGGAGGCGGCGCGCACCGGACGCGGTCGGTGGCGTTCGGATGAGCCCGCCGTCGCAGATGCGGCCGCGCTGCGTACCGGTCTTCTGCGCGAAGCGCACGTCTTTCGGCAGCCCGAGCTGGATGCGGCGCTTGCCGGTGACGACGCGCTCCATCATCGCGAGCAGGTAGCCGGTGTACGTGGGCCGCAGCGCCTTGCCGTCGACCAGCGATTCAAGCAGCTCGCCATACGCCTCGAGCGGCGCGGCGTTGAGACCGCTCGCGTAGTAGGCGGCGTAGGCCGCGTCGAGGTTGGGCTGGCGGAACTCGGCGATGGGTGTGCCCGTCAGGTGCGACAGCAGCTTGAGCCGCTCGGCATCGCTTGGCTGACGGCGCAGCGCGAGCAGGTCGCGCCCTTCGAGCCGCTCCGCCCTCGGTGTGAGCTGCCCGTAGATCGCACGGCGCACATCGGACAGGCGGGTGATGTGCCCGAACCGGCCGGGCACCAGCGACTCGACCACCGCATTGACCTCCGCGATGCCCACCAGGTCGATCAGCATGTCGCTGGCCGTGTTGTCGCTGTGGATGATCATCTGCTCGAGCAGCGCGCGGATGCGCACCGCGGCGCCGACCGGCTTGCGGTTGGTGCTGCCCGCGCCGTCGACGTAGTCCGATGCGCGCAGCGTCACCGGCGTGTCGAGCGTGAAATCGCCGCGCTCCACGCCGCGCAACACCGCGATGGCCACCGGCACCTTGACCATCGAGGCGAGGTACCAGCGCTGCGTGGCGCGGTGCGACACCGTCTCGCCGGTGTCGAGGTCACGCACGTAGACGCCGATGCGGGCGGCGTGGTCTGCATCGATCTGCGAGAGCGCGCCGGACAGGCGCGTCGCCCATGGCGAAGGCGCCGAGGTCTGCGCTGCACCGACGCCGTGGAGGGCGAGCAAGAGCAAGGCGGCGGTCAGCCGGCAGTGGGGGACGAGGCGCTGAAGTCTGAAAGTCACGACCCCAGCTTGCAGCCGAATGCAGCAACGCGGTCCCCGACAGCGCCTACACCGTGTGCAGGCCGACGCCGGGTTCTCCGGGGTCGATGGACAACAAAAATCGTGACAAAAGTCACGCCAACGACATGGCCGCCGCCTAGGCTTGGACCCGTCCGATGGCGCCGGCGGAACCTTTCGAGCCGGCCCGCCGGGCGGTCGCCACGAGGGCCCCCACGCCCCGCCCCCTACACAGAAAGCGAGCTTTCACATGCCAATCCCCCTGTCCTCCCTCTGCGCCGCTGGCGCACTGATCGTTGCCGGCGCGCTGGCCGGCTGCGGCGGTGGCGATGCCGCCGGCACCGGCGCCAGCGCCGCCGCCCAGAAGACCGACGCCACCGCCAAGCCCGAAGCGCCGGCGACGGACTCGACCGCCGCAGCCGCGCCAGCCGACGTGCGCTACGCCCCTTGAAGCCGGAGAGAAGCACCCCATGACCACGACGAATTCGCGCCGCAACTTCATCAAGGGCACGGCCACCACCGGCATCGCCGCGGCAACGCTGGCCGCCTTTCCCCCGAGCATCCGGCGTGCACTGGCCATCCCCGCGCACCACGACACCGGCACCATCAAGGACGTCAAGCATGTCGTGCTGCTGATGCAGGAGAACCGATCCTTCGACAGCTACTTCGGCACCTTCAAGGGTGTGCGCGGCTACGGCGACCGCTTCGCCGTGCCCGCGCCGAACGGCAAGACCGTCTTCCATCAGACCTACACCAAGACGACACCGCCGAGCACCTACGTGCCCTACCACCTGGACGAAAGCCAGGGCAACGCGCAGCGCGCCGGCAGCACGCCCCACACCTGGATCGACTCGCAGGCCGCGTGGGACCACGGCCGCATGTTCAAGTGGCCCGACGCGAAGAACCTGCTGTCGATGGGCTACTACGACACGGCCGAAGTGCCGTTCCAGCGCGCGCTGGCCGATGCCTTCACCCTGTGCGACCACTACCACTGCGGCATGCACACCGGCACCATCGCCAATCGGCTCTTCTATTGGAGCGGCACCAACGGCCCGAACGGCGTGAGCCCCATCGACGGCAGCAAGGTGCAGGTCGCCGCCCTGAACAACCAGTTCAACGGCGGCAACGACATCGGCCCGTCGACCCAGGGCTGGACCTGGACCACCTATGCCGACCGGCTGGAGAAGGCCGGCGTGAAGTGGAAGGTCTACCAGAGCCTGGTCGACAACTTCGGTTGCAACGAGATGATGAGCTTCCGCCACTGGCGCGCAGCCGTCGAGCAGATGCCCGCGTCGCGCCGCCCGGTCTACGTGCCCGCGACCGACATCACCCAGCCGGTGACCGCGGCCGGCCCGTTCTACGACGCGAGCGTGGACGACGCGCTGAGCCCGCTGGCCAAGGGCTTCGGCAACACGATGCCCTATGGTTTCCTGGAGACCTTCCGCGAAGACATCCGCAACGGCACGCTGCCGGCGGTGTCGTGGATCATTTCCCCGTCGGCCTACAGCGAGCACCCTGGCCCCTCGAGCCCGGCCAAGGGCGGCTGGTATGTGCAGGAAGTGCTGGACGCGCTGACCTCGAACCCCGAGGTCTGGAGCAAGACGGTGCTGCTCATCAACTTCGACGAGAACGACGGCTTCTTCGACCACCTGCCCACGCCCTCGGCGCCCTCGCGCAACCCCGACGGCACGCTGGCGGGCGCCACCACCATGGCGGCGGCGGACGTCGCCGTCGAGTACCACGACTACGCACCCGCCACCACCAGCCAGCCGGCCGCCGACGGCCGGCCCTACGGCCCCGGCCCGCGGGTGCCGATGTGGATCGTTTCACCCTGGAGCCGCGGCGGGTGGGTCAACTCGCAGGTCTGCGACCACACCTCCACCCTGCTCTTCCTGGAGAAATGCTTCGGTGTGCAGGAGCCGCAGATCAGCGCGTACCGCCGCGCCGTCTGCGGCGACCTCACCAGCGCCTTCAACTTCGAACGCCCCAACGACGAGCCGCTGCCGACGCTCGCCGGCCGCACCACCAAGGCCGAGGCCGACGCACTCACCGCCGCCCAGCAGGCCCTGCCCAAGCTGACGCCGCAGCCCGATCTCGCGCTGCCGGCCCAGGCGACCGGCGTGCGCCCGTCGCGGGCGCTGCCCTACGAACTGCACACCAGCGCGCGCGCCGACATGCAGAACGGCCGCGTGCAGCTGCTGTTCGCCAACAGCGGGCGGGCGGCGGCGGTCTTCCACGTGTACGACAAGCGGCATCTGTCCGACCGCCTGCCGCGCCGTTTCATGGTCGAGCCGGGCAAGCAGCTGAGCGACCACTGGGCGGCGATGACGGACGACGCCGGCCTCTACGACCTGTGGGTGCTCGGCCCGAACGGCTTCCACCGCGAGTTCAAGGGCGACCTGAACCGACTGCGCGCAGGCGGTGCGCCTTCGCCCGAGATCCGTGTCGGCTACGACGCGCGCCGCGGCGACCTCTACCTGCAGCTGCGCAACGAGGGCCGCCGCGATTGCCGCTTCACGGTGCAGTCGAACGCGGCCTACGCGCCGCCGGCCGTCCGCCGCGGCCGCGGCCATGACCACGAGCGGGACGACGACGGGAAGGACGAGCGCGGCCACCACGGCGGCCCGGGCCACGGCCGCGACCGGTCGTGGAACCTGGCCCTCAAGGGCGGCGCCGATGCGGAGATGAGCTGGAGCCTCGACGGCAGCGGCAACTGGTACGACTTCGTCGTGACCTGCGATGCCGACGCGGCCTTCTATCGCCGCTTCGCCGGCCGGGTCGAGACCGGCCGCCCTTCGGTCAGCGATCCGGCCATGGGGCTGGTCGACCGCTTCTAGGCACCTGGCGCGGCAGCCTCAGTGGTTGTCGCGCGGCACCCCGAAGGTCGCGTGGATCTTCTGGTACTTCACCGCCGGCTTCAGCACCATGCCTTCGGACAGTTCGTCAACCACGGCGCGCTGGATCTCCTGCCACGGCGTCTGGCTCGGCGGGTACGGGTAGCCGCCCGCGGCATCGAGCTTCGCGCGGCGCTTGGCCAGTTCCTCATCGGACACCAGCATGTTGGCCGTGTGCTTTTTCAAGTCGATGCGCACGCGGTCGCCGGTGCGCAGCAGCGCCAGCGCGCCACCGGTGGCGGCCTCGGGCGAGGCATTCAGGATCGACGGCGAGCCCGAGGTGCCCGACTGCCGGCCGTCGCCGATGCACGGCAACGCGGTGATGCCCTTCTTCAGCAGGTAGCTCGGCGCCCGCATGTTCACCACCTCGGCCGCGCCGGGGTAGCCGACCGGGCCGACGCCGCGCATGAAGAGGATGCTGTGCGCATCGATCTTCATCTTCGGGTCGTCGATGCGCGCGTGGTAGTCCTCCGGCCCGTCGAACACCACGGCGGTGCCTTCGAAAGCCATCGGGTCCTTCGCATCGTTGAGGTAGCGCTCCTGGAACTCCGGCGTGATCACGCTCGTCTTCATGATCGCCGAGTCGAACAGGTTGCCCTTGAAGTTCAGGAAGCCGGCGTTCTTCTTCATCGGCTTGGCGTACGGGAAGATCACCTTCCGGTCTTCCGTGAAGCGGCCTTCGCAGTTCTCGACGATGGTCTTGCCGTTGGCCGTGAGCGCGGGCTGGATCAGCCCCTTGGCGATCAGCTCGGCCACCACCGCCGGCACGCCGCCGGCGCGGTAATAGTCCTCGCCGAGGTATTCGCCGGCCGGCTGCAGGTTCACCAGCAGCGGGATCTTGTAGCCGTACTTTTCCCAATCGGCGGTGTGCAGCTCCACGCCGATATGGCGCGCGATGGCGTTCAGGTGGATCGGCGCGTTGGTCGATCCGCCGATGGCAGAGTTCACGATGATCGCGTTCTCGAAGGCGGCGCGCGTGAGGATGTCCGAGGGCTTCAAGTTCTCGCGCACCATCTCGACGATGCGCTTGCCGGTCATGTACGCCATCTCCTGCCGATCGCGGTAGGGCGCGGGAATCGCGGCGCTGCCGGGCAGCGTCATGCCCAGGGCTTCGGTCAGCGAGTTCATCGTCGACGCCGTGCCCATGGTGTTGCAGTGGCCGGTCGACGGGGCCGACGAGGCCACCAGCTTCAGGAAGCCCTTGTCGTCGATCTCGCCAGCGGCGAGCAGCTCGCGCGCCTTCCACACGATGGTGCCCGAGCCGGTGCGCTCGCCCTTGTACCAGCCGTTGAGCATGGGGCCGGAGTTCAGCGCGATGGCCGGGATGTCGACCGTGGCGGCGGCCATCAGCTGCGCCGGCGTGGTCTTGTCGCAGCCGGTGGTGAGCACCACGCCGTCGATCGGGTAGCCGTAGAGGATCTCGACCAGCGAGAGGTATTGCAGGTTGCGGTCGAGCGCGGCCGTCGGGCGCTTGCAGGTTTCCTGGATCGGATGGATCGGGAACTCGAAGGCGATGCCGCCCGCATCGCGGATGCCTTCCTTCACGCGCTCGGCCAGCACGATGTGGTGGCGGTTGCACGGCGCGATGTCCGAGCCGGTCTGCGCGATGCCGATGATCGGGCGGCCCGACTGCAGCTCGTCGAAGCCGAGGCCGTAGTTCATCGTGCGCTCGAGGTAGAGCGCTGTCATGTCGGTGTTGGCCGGGTTGTCGAACCAGGCCTGCGAGCGCAGTTTCAGGGCGCCCGCGGGCTTCTTGGGTTGGCTGCGGGGCGTGGGGGGTTTCTTTTTCACAGGGACAGTCCCTTCAGGGTTTGATCGGCGTTCGGCTGCGCCTTGCAGTCGTCGATGTAGAGCCGGATGATGTCGGCGAAATTGTCGTGCGGGTGCAGGCCGAGTCGGCCGGCACGCACCGCGGTCGCACCGCTGGGCCAGTTGGCCACGATGCCGGCGATGCGCTCATCGCGCTCGAAGCGCACCAGGGCGCGCACCTTGGGGCCGGCGACCTCTTCCAGCGCATCGAGCATGTCGGCCACGCGCACGTTCAGGCCCGGCAGGTTGAGCGCGGAGCGGCCGACGAAGGCCTCGCGCGTGGCTTCGTAGACGGCGATGAGCCCTTCGACGGTACGGGTGGGCGAGGCCATCGGGTGCGACACGTCGGGCGACACCGGGCAGATCGATTCCACGCCGGCCAGCGGCTCGCGAATGATGCCGCTGAAGAAGGACGAGGCCGCGCCGTTGGGCTTGCCCGGGCGCACCGTGACCGTCATGAGCCGCGCCGCGCGGCCATCGAAGTAGCCCTTGCGGGTGTAGTCGGCGATGAGGTGTTCGCAGATCAGCTTCTGCGTGCCGTACGAGGTCTGCGGCGTCGGCAGCGTGTCGTCGGCCACCAGCTTCGGGAAGGGCACGGCCGGGTCGGGGCCGAACACCGCGACCGAGCTCGAGAAGACGAAGCGCGTGACCTTGCCCCCGGCATTGACGTTGGCGCGCAGCGCGTCGAGCAGGGCGCGCGTGCTGTCGAGGTTGGAGCGCAGGCCGAGGTCGAAGTCGGCCTCGCACTCGCCCGACACGGCCGACGCGAGGTGGAACACGCCGTCGAAGGCTTCGGTCTTCAAGGCGTCGGTCTGCGCGAGCAGCGGGCCGGTGCGCGCCTCGACGCGCGGGTCGGCCACCAGGTCGGCAGGGGGCGGCGCGATGTCGGTCAGCACCATGCGCTCGATGCGCTGGCCGTCGAGGGTGCCGCGGGCCAGCAGGGTGCGCGCCAGGCGTGCGCCGAGAAAGCCGCCGCCGCCGGTGATGAGTAGTTTCATGAGTCAGTCTCCTTGGGGGTTTTTCGTTTGCGGCGTCCCGAGATGACGCCGCCTTCGACCAGCCGCTGTTCGCCATGCAGGATGTGGCTGGTGGCGCAGCGGCGCGCTTCGTCCGGGTCGCGCGCGGCGATGGCTTCGACGATGGCGCGGTGCTCGTGCTGCACCGCCTCCATGAAGTCCAGGCGCCGCGCCTCGTTGCCGCGCGTGATGCGCATGCCTTCGCGCAGGTACTGCTCGAGAAAGCCGAGCAGCAGCCGGAACTGCGGGTTGCCGCTCGACTCGCCGATGACACGGTGGAAGGCGAGGTCTTCGGCCACGCCGTCGTGCCCGGCCGCGACCGCGACGTCGATGGCCTTGAGGGCACGCCGGAGCGAGGCGATCTGCGCCCGCGTGGCGCGCTCGGCCGCGAGCGCGGCGATCTCGCCTTCGAGTACGCGGCGCACCTCGACCACGTGCACGACGGCCTGCACCGAATCGAGCACCGTCGGGTCGAAGGCCAGCGGCTGGTTGGTGGGCGTCTGCGCCACGAACACGCCCGAGCCCTGGCGCGACACCAGCAGCGCACGCGAACGCAGCTGGTGCACCGCTTCACGCACCACCGTGCGCGACACGCCATGCGCCACGGCGAGCTGCTGTTCGGTGGGAAGGCGGTCGCCGGGCCGCAGCGCGCCGGATGCGATCTGGTCGCCCAGGCGCTGCGCGAGACGATCGGACAGGCGATCCGCCATGAGGCGGAGCGGTTCGGCAGAGGGGCGGACAGGAGAGCGGTTTGCCTGCACGGCAGCGGAGTTTTGGCGCACGGTTATCGGGTGATCATACAAATCACCGGGGGTTTTCTCCTACCGGTTTGCCCTGATACCGGTTGCAGACAAGCGGCAGATACTGCGCGGGCTGCTGCGGCGCGGAGGTCTCCACGTCGCCTTCCCTCGCGAACCCACAGGATTGCATTGCATGGCCAGTGTCACGATTCAAGCGGTCAAGAAGAGCTTCGGCGACGTCCCCATCCTCCACGGCGTCGACATCGACATCCCCGACGGTTCGTTCACGGTGCTGGTCGGCCCCTCGGGCTGCGGCAAGTCGACGCTGCTGCGGATGATCGCGGGGCTGGAGGAAATCCACGGCGGCGAGATCCGCATCGGCGAGAAGCGGGTGAACGACCTGCCGCCGAAGGAGCGCGACATCGCGATGGTGTTCCAGAACTACGCGCTCTACCCGCACATGACGGTGCGCGACAACATGGCCTTCTCGCTGACGCTGGCCAAGGCCGACAAGGCGACCATCGCGAGCAAGGTGCAGCGCGCGGCCGAGATCCTCGCGCTCACGCCGCTGCTCGACCGCTACCCGCGCCAGCTCTCCGGCGGCCAGCGCCAGCGCGTGGCGATGGGCCGCGCCATCGTGCGCGACCCGCAGGTCTTTCTCTTCGACGAGCCGCTGTCGAACCTCGACGCCAAGCTGCGCGTGGCGATGCGCAGCGAGATCAAGGAACTGCACCAGCGGCTCAAGACGACGTCGATCTACGTCACGCACGACCAGATCGAGGCGATGACCATGGGCGACAAGATCGTGGTGATGCGCGACGGCCGGATCGAGCAGACCGGCAGCCCGCTCGATCTCTACGACCATCCGGCCAACCAGTTCGTCGCCGGTTTCATCGGGTCGCCGGCGATGAACTTCCTGCCGGGCACGCTGCGCCGCAGCGGGGGCGCGGCGCGCGTCGAACTCAAGGACGGCACGCAGCTCGACGCGCCGCTGCATGCGGGCGGCACCGACGGGCAGCCGGTCGTCTACGGCACGCGGCCCGAGCACCTGGCCCTGGCGTCGAGCGGCGGCATCCCGGCGCGCGTGGCGGTGATGGAGCCCACCGGCATGGACACCTTCGTCGCATGCCGGCACGAAGGCACCGAGCTGTCGGCCGTGTTCCGCGAGCGCCACGACTTCGCGCCCGGCAGCACGATCCACCTGCAGCCCGACCTGCAGCGCGCCCACCTCTTCGACGCGGCCTCGGGCCAACGGCTCGCCGCCTGAATTCGCTTCCCGGTTCGTTCAACAAGACAGGAGACATCGAATGAGTGATTTCAATCGCCGCAAGTTTCTCGAAGGCACGGCCGGCGTCGCTGCCGCCGCTTCGGTCGGCGCCGGCGCCGCCCTCTTCGCGCCCTTCGCGCATGCGCAGAACCTGACGTTCAAGCCCGAGAAGGGCGCCAAGCTGCGCGTGCTGCGCTGGAGCCGCTTCGTGCAGGGCGACATCGATGCCTACATGGCCAACGTCAAGAAGTTCACCGAGGCCACCGGCGTCGAGGTGCGCGTGGACAACGAAGGCTGGGAAGACGTGCGCCCGAAGGCGGCCGTGGCGGCCAACACCGGCGCGGGCCCAGACATCATCCTGTCGACCAACGACGACGCCAATCTCTACCCCGACAAGCTGCTCGACGTGACCGACCTGGCCGAGTACCTCGGCAAGAAGTACGGCGGCTGGTACCCGGCCGGCGAGACCTTCATGCGGCCCGACGGCAAGAAGTGGCTGGGCCTGCCCCTGGGCGCTTCGGGCTCGCTCATCGTCTACCGCGAGAGCATGGTGAAGGCGGCCGGCTTCGCGACCTTCCCGAAGACCACCGACGACTTCCTCAAGCTCTACAAGGCGCTCAAGGAAAAGGGCACGCCGGGCGGCATGGCGCTGGGCAACGCGACCGGCGACAGCACCTGGTGCAACTGGCTGATCTGGTCGCACGGCGGCAAGCTGGTCGACAAGACCAACAAGGTCGTGATCGACAGCCCCGAGACCCTCAAGGCGCTGGAGTACGGCAAGGAGCTCTACGCCAACTTCATCCCCGGCACGCTGTCGTGGCTGGACCCGAACAACAACAAGGCCTTCCTCGACGGGCAGATCAGCGTCACCAACAACGGCATCTCGATCTACTACGCCGCCAAGAACTCGCCGGACCCGAAGGTCAAGGAGATGGCTGCGGACATCAACCACGCCGTGTTCCCGATCGGGCCGGTGGGCGTGCCGACCGAGTCGCACCTGTTCTTCAACCAGATGATCATGAAGTACACGAAGTTTCCGCAGGCCTCGAAGGAGTTCCTGCGCTTCATGATGGAGAAGGAACAGTTCGACCCGTGGCTGCAAGGTGGCGGCGGCTACGTGGCGCAACCCCTGCGCTTCTACGAGAACAGCGCGATCTGGAGCTCGGACCCGAAGAACCTGCCCTACCGCGACTCGGTGAAGAACCTGCGCCCGGGCGGCTACGACGGCAAGCTGGGCTACGCCTCGGCCGGTGCCGCGGCGGACTTCATCATCCCGAACATGGTGGCCGAGGCCGCGAGCGGCTCGAAGACGCCCAAGGAAGCGGCCGAGCGCGCGCAGAAGCGCGCCGAGCGTTACTACAAGCTCTGACCGCCCCGCCCGCCCGGCGCCATGGTGCCGGGCGGTTCGCCCTCGTTCCTCGACCACGCCCGCCCCATGACCCTCCTGGCCCGATTCCAGAACAGTCGCAACGCGCTCGGCTTCATGTTCATGCTGCCGGCGGCGCTGTTGCTGCTGGTGTTCCTGACCTACCCGCTCGGCCTGGGCACCTGGCTCGGCTTCACCGACGCCAAGGTCGGCCGGCCGGGGCAGTGGATCGGCCTGGAGAACTACGCCTACCTGTGGGGCGACGCGGTCACGCGGCTGGCGCTGTTCAACACGCTGCTCTATACCTTCGTGGCGAGCGTGTTCAAGTTCATCCTCGGGCTGTGGCTGGCGATCCTGCTGAACAAGAACATCCGCTTCAAGACCTTCTTCCGGGCGGTGATCCTGCTGCCGTACATCGTGCCGACCGCGCTGTCGGCCATCGCCTTCTGGTGGATCTACGACTCGCAGTTCTCCATCGTCAGCTGGGCGCTGGTGAAG
It encodes:
- a CDS encoding ABC transporter substrate-binding protein, whose amino-acid sequence is MSDFNRRKFLEGTAGVAAAASVGAGAALFAPFAHAQNLTFKPEKGAKLRVLRWSRFVQGDIDAYMANVKKFTEATGVEVRVDNEGWEDVRPKAAVAANTGAGPDIILSTNDDANLYPDKLLDVTDLAEYLGKKYGGWYPAGETFMRPDGKKWLGLPLGASGSLIVYRESMVKAAGFATFPKTTDDFLKLYKALKEKGTPGGMALGNATGDSTWCNWLIWSHGGKLVDKTNKVVIDSPETLKALEYGKELYANFIPGTLSWLDPNNNKAFLDGQISVTNNGISIYYAAKNSPDPKVKEMAADINHAVFPIGPVGVPTESHLFFNQMIMKYTKFPQASKEFLRFMMEKEQFDPWLQGGGGYVAQPLRFYENSAIWSSDPKNLPYRDSVKNLRPGGYDGKLGYASAGAAADFIIPNMVAEAASGSKTPKEAAERAQKRAERYYKL